The following coding sequences lie in one Deltaproteobacteria bacterium GWA2_45_12 genomic window:
- a CDS encoding argininosuccinate lyase, which produces MNKTWGGRFEKKSHPLLEVFNASLPFDKKLYREDIAGSLAHAKMLTTVGLVSQKEFSQIQKGLESVLEEMESGKFVWSDALEDIHMAVETRLTQKVGPVGGKLHTARSRNDQVALDLRLYVRRVIEELSKEIVQVQKALVTLAQKEGFCPMPGYTHLQRAQSVLWAHHLLAYVEMLERDKSRLADALTRTEVLPLGAGALAGTTHPIDRNFVAKELHFKKVSHNSLDSVSDRDFVVEFLFCCALLSTHLSRFAEELILWVSQEFSFVKLPEEFCTGSSMMPQKVNPDAAELVRGKTGRIYGNLVSLLTTLKGLPLAYNKDLQEDKEPLFDTTEQMLAMLCVLSAMIPGIKPNKDKMLQATEEGFLLATDVADYLATKGLPFRQAHEVAGMLIKYCLKYGKVLEKLKLTELKKHSLLFKKDVFSWLSTEASIDRRLSFGGTATKNVKQEIKRWQKML; this is translated from the coding sequence ATAAATAAAACTTGGGGCGGGCGTTTCGAGAAAAAATCACATCCTCTTTTGGAAGTTTTTAACGCTTCCTTACCTTTTGATAAAAAACTTTATCGTGAGGATATTGCAGGGTCTTTAGCTCATGCCAAAATGCTGACCACGGTGGGGCTTGTTTCGCAGAAAGAATTTTCCCAAATCCAAAAGGGTCTCGAGTCTGTTTTGGAAGAAATGGAGTCCGGGAAATTTGTGTGGAGCGATGCCCTTGAAGATATTCACATGGCTGTAGAGACAAGGCTCACCCAAAAAGTGGGCCCTGTGGGAGGAAAATTGCACACAGCTCGAAGTCGCAATGATCAGGTGGCTTTGGATTTAAGACTTTATGTGCGGCGGGTTATCGAGGAATTAAGCAAAGAAATAGTCCAGGTTCAAAAAGCCCTTGTGACTTTGGCCCAAAAAGAAGGTTTTTGTCCCATGCCGGGATATACCCATTTGCAACGGGCCCAGAGCGTGTTGTGGGCCCATCATTTGCTGGCCTATGTTGAAATGCTGGAACGTGACAAAAGCAGACTTGCCGATGCCTTGACCAGGACGGAAGTATTGCCCTTGGGGGCAGGGGCTTTGGCGGGAACAACTCATCCCATTGACAGGAACTTTGTGGCCAAGGAACTTCACTTTAAAAAAGTAAGTCACAATAGTCTTGACTCAGTAAGCGATCGCGATTTTGTGGTCGAGTTCTTGTTTTGTTGTGCTCTTTTGTCGACTCATTTATCGCGTTTTGCCGAAGAACTTATTTTGTGGGTCAGCCAGGAATTTTCGTTTGTAAAATTGCCTGAAGAATTTTGCACGGGTTCTTCCATGATGCCCCAAAAAGTAAATCCCGATGCCGCTGAACTTGTTCGCGGGAAAACAGGAAGAATTTATGGGAATTTGGTGAGCTTGCTTACCACGTTGAAAGGCTTGCCACTGGCTTACAATAAAGATTTGCAGGAAGACAAAGAACCCCTTTTTGACACCACTGAACAAATGCTGGCGATGTTGTGTGTTTTATCAGCCATGATTCCCGGCATTAAACCGAACAAGGACAAAATGCTCCAGGCCACGGAAGAAGGCTTTTTACTGGCAACGGATGTCGCTGATTATTTGGCCACCAAGGGCTTGCCTTTCCGTCAGGCCCATGAGGTGGCTGGGATGCTGATAAAATATTGCCTGAAGTATGGCAAGGTGCTTGAGAAACTCAAACTGACGGAACTTAAAAAACATTCACTGCTTTTTAAAAAAGATGTGTTTTCCTGGCTTTCCACCGAGGCATCCATTGATCGTCGTTTAAGTTTTGGGGGAACAGCCACCAAGAACGTAAAACAAGAAATCAAGAGATGGCAGAAGATGTTGTAG
- a CDS encoding diaminopimelate decarboxylase, with product MDYFTYKNNELYCEGVSLEKLVKQFGTPLYVYSYAALKNRFERFNNAFKSIDSLICYSMKANSNGAVLKTFVGLGGGIDVVTGGELWRALKAGCPASRIVFAGVGKADDEISAALDAGILQFNVESEDELENISRIAVARGKKAPIALRVNPDVDPKTHAYISTGLKKSKFGVNHKRAIEIYKKASTMLGIQVVGIDCHIGSQITTTSPFVDAAKRVRHLVETLKSEGIEIKNWDIGGGLGIVYKDETPPTPEDYAKALLSVVGDLKLKFIFEPGRFLVGNTGALVTKALYNKVGENKNFLIVDAALNDLMRPAMYDAYHALWPVKKDGARPDLVADVVGPICETGDFFAHDRTMKQVLQGEYLALMSAGAYGFSMSSTYNSRPRACEVFVNGDQVDLVRHRETFEDLVRGEVMPGYLR from the coding sequence ATGGATTATTTTACTTACAAAAATAATGAACTTTATTGCGAAGGGGTTTCGCTTGAGAAATTGGTCAAGCAATTTGGGACCCCTCTTTATGTTTACAGTTATGCTGCGTTAAAAAACCGGTTTGAACGTTTTAACAATGCTTTTAAGTCGATTGATTCCCTTATTTGTTATTCCATGAAGGCCAATTCCAATGGGGCGGTCCTGAAAACATTTGTTGGGTTGGGAGGCGGTATTGATGTTGTGACAGGTGGCGAATTGTGGCGTGCTTTGAAGGCGGGATGCCCGGCTTCACGTATCGTGTTTGCAGGGGTTGGCAAAGCCGATGATGAAATCAGTGCGGCCTTGGATGCGGGTATTTTGCAGTTTAATGTTGAGTCAGAAGACGAACTTGAAAATATTTCAAGAATCGCCGTTGCCCGCGGGAAAAAAGCTCCCATTGCACTTCGTGTCAACCCGGATGTTGACCCGAAAACCCATGCCTATATTTCAACCGGCCTTAAGAAGAGCAAGTTTGGGGTTAACCACAAACGCGCCATTGAAATTTATAAAAAAGCGTCAACCATGTTGGGCATTCAGGTTGTGGGAATTGACTGTCATATCGGTTCGCAAATTACGACCACGTCTCCTTTTGTGGATGCGGCAAAACGGGTGCGCCATTTGGTTGAAACTTTAAAAAGTGAAGGGATTGAAATCAAGAATTGGGACATCGGAGGTGGTTTGGGCATTGTTTATAAAGACGAAACGCCTCCAACGCCTGAGGATTATGCCAAAGCTCTATTGAGCGTTGTGGGAGATTTAAAACTCAAGTTTATTTTTGAGCCGGGCCGGTTTTTGGTGGGAAATACGGGAGCTTTGGTTACCAAGGCGCTGTATAACAAAGTTGGCGAGAACAAAAACTTTTTAATTGTGGATGCGGCTCTTAACGACTTGATGCGCCCGGCCATGTACGATGCCTACCACGCCCTGTGGCCTGTCAAAAAGGACGGGGCACGGCCTGATCTGGTTGCCGATGTTGTGGGCCCTATTTGTGAGACGGGTGATTTTTTTGCCCATGACCGGACCATGAAGCAAGTTTTGCAGGGGGAATATCTGGCTTTGATGAGTGCGGGGGCTTATGGTTTTTCGATGTCATCGACTTACAACTCACGGCCTCGCGCCTGTGAGGTGTTTGTAAATGGTGACCAAGTTGATCTTGTGCGCCATCGTGAAACGTTTGAAGATTTGGTTCGGGGGGAAGTCATGCCGGGGTATTTACGGTAA
- a CDS encoding 4-hydroxy-tetrahydrodipicolinate synthase produces MFTGSMVAIVTPFKNGSIDEGALRKLIDRQIENGTSVIVPCGTTGESATLTHQEHDRVIAITIEQVNKRVKVLAGAGSNATHEAVRLNKAAQKLGADGTLHITPYYNKPTQEGLYQHFKAVAASADIPVVLYNVPGRTAVNMLPETVARLSKIDAIVGIKEASGSLEQMKKIIEMCPKKFEILSGEDALTLDMMKLGACGAISVTANVVPKECAQQDRLVREGKIAEAESLHQKLLPLHQAMFFETNPIPVKAALAMMGLISEEYRLPLVPMGAVNRERLKKVLEGLGII; encoded by the coding sequence ATGTTCACAGGTTCCATGGTCGCCATTGTCACTCCGTTTAAAAACGGGTCGATTGATGAGGGGGCACTCAGAAAATTAATTGATCGTCAAATCGAAAATGGCACGTCGGTCATCGTTCCTTGCGGGACAACAGGGGAATCGGCCACATTAACGCATCAAGAACATGATCGCGTCATTGCCATTACAATCGAGCAGGTAAATAAACGTGTTAAAGTGTTGGCCGGTGCCGGGTCTAATGCCACCCACGAAGCAGTCAGGCTTAACAAAGCGGCCCAAAAACTGGGTGCCGATGGCACACTGCACATCACTCCTTATTACAACAAGCCAACCCAGGAGGGTTTGTATCAGCATTTTAAGGCGGTGGCCGCGTCGGCTGACATCCCTGTTGTTTTATACAATGTGCCAGGACGTACCGCGGTGAATATGCTTCCTGAAACGGTGGCCCGGCTGTCCAAAATTGATGCCATCGTGGGCATTAAAGAAGCCTCAGGTTCTTTGGAACAGATGAAAAAAATTATCGAAATGTGCCCCAAAAAATTTGAAATATTATCCGGTGAAGATGCACTGACCCTTGACATGATGAAGCTGGGGGCTTGCGGGGCCATTTCGGTCACCGCCAATGTGGTCCCCAAAGAATGCGCCCAGCAGGATCGTCTTGTGCGCGAGGGGAAGATTGCAGAAGCTGAAAGCTTGCATCAGAAATTACTGCCACTTCATCAGGCCATGTTTTTTGAAACCAATCCCATTCCCGTGAAAGCCGCCCTGGCCATGATGGGGCTTATTTCCGAGGAATACCGTCTTCCCTTGGTACCCATGGGGGCGGTGAATCGGGAAAGATTGAAGAAGGTATTGGAGGGGTTGGGAATTATTTAA
- a CDS encoding 4-hydroxy-tetrahydrodipicolinate reductase, whose translation MPTNIIITGAMGRMGKTLVSEVLSSSKLKLVGATEHSRHSASGQDVGLLSGTQKLNVPLVSSLTEISSAGQTVVVDFTSPEASLENVKLAIQKKWAMVIGTTGFDQEGEVAIGNASKKIPIVKASNMSVGINVMLQLVTEAATLLGDSFDIEILEAHHKLKKDAPSGTAVSLARVLAEATGKKYPNDFNFGRKGLIGERPQGEIGMQVIRGGDIVGDHTVIYCGIGERVEIKHIATSRATFAKGALRAAGWLQKQKPGLYDMRDVLGM comes from the coding sequence ATGCCAACAAACATCATCATTACCGGGGCCATGGGGCGTATGGGGAAAACCCTCGTGAGTGAGGTTTTAAGTTCCTCCAAATTAAAATTGGTGGGAGCTACCGAACATTCACGGCATTCTGCTTCGGGGCAGGATGTGGGGCTTTTATCCGGCACGCAAAAATTAAATGTCCCTCTTGTTTCTTCTTTGACCGAAATTTCATCTGCGGGTCAAACCGTGGTTGTTGATTTCACATCACCCGAGGCGAGTCTTGAAAACGTTAAACTTGCCATCCAAAAAAAATGGGCCATGGTCATTGGGACCACCGGTTTTGATCAGGAAGGGGAAGTAGCCATTGGAAATGCTTCCAAAAAAATCCCCATTGTCAAAGCCTCAAATATGAGTGTGGGTATCAATGTGATGCTCCAACTTGTGACAGAAGCGGCCACTCTTTTGGGTGATTCCTTTGACATTGAAATTTTAGAGGCCCATCACAAGCTTAAAAAAGATGCCCCTTCAGGCACCGCGGTGAGTTTGGCCCGGGTTTTGGCTGAAGCTACGGGTAAAAAATATCCCAATGATTTCAATTTTGGACGTAAAGGCTTAATTGGTGAACGCCCACAGGGAGAGATTGGAATGCAAGTGATTCGTGGTGGGGATATTGTAGGAGATCATACAGTGATATATTGCGGAATCGGTGAACGTGTCGAAATCAAGCACATTGCCACTAGCCGGGCTACCTTTGCCAAGGGAGCGCTACGTGCGGCGGGGTGGTTACAAAAACAAAAACCAGGCCTCTATGATATGCGGGATGTGTTGGGGATGTAG